CGATCTACTACCTTGACAAGAACCCACCAATGTGCTTGTGCAGTGTAATTTCTGGTTTGGACTCAAGAAAACAACTTCCATGTGGCCAGTTTTATACTCAAATCTGGTTTTGGATGAAATTTATCCTTTGAGTCCTGAGGGACCAAATGTCGCCCAAAAATTCTTGAGGGACTCCATGTAGACTTTCGGTAAACTTGAGGGATGAAAAACATACCTTTCTCTAtacaatatgaaaatatatttcactATGAATATAGTTATACTGATGATATTGTAGGTGTTGATAAGTTTTTAGTAAAAAATGGTTAGAATTTATAACCTTCCTTTCATTTGAGACAAAAAAGAAAACTAATATGCGCTATTTTTTAACATTGAAGGAGTACAGTTTTCTCTCAATATTATAGGTGGATTCTTCACCAAATTCGTAGGCCAAATCATTTGCTGAAACCTCAAAGTCGCCAGCAGGATTTGTTAGAGTAGCTAGTAGTAGTGTCTCAAGAGACCAAAACAAGTAACGCAGACATGAGTTAAATTAATACTCTCTTCGTCACTAGTGGCGAAAACACTCTTATATGTTTAGACGGAGGGAATAGTGTTCTGCAGGTGACAACACTGGGAAGGCTCCTCCTTTGACGATAGCTCCAGATTATTGCATTCTACCGTGGCACTAGAGTTACCCACCCCAAAATGAAGGAACTAGCGTACTTAAATAACCAGATCCTGAATTACAGGTGCTACACTACATACATGTCCTCGTAGACAGTCCATCTTCCATATACCGCAGCCTGCCACTTGTTGGCTGCCGCTCTATCATTTTCCTTCTTGCCTGCCTCGTGATGACATGCGTACACCCAAGTGGACCGTGTGTGAAGTGCAGCATGCAGGAGGATATATCTGGTCTTACGAGGCCAAATCTCCGGATCAACTACTCTCTTTGACTTACATCGTACGCGCGCCTTTTGTTTAGAGTATCCGACATACACAAACTGTTGGATAGTAATGGCCACGGCAGCAGAATGGAAGGAAAATTCGCATAGTCCCGTCATGGGGTACGCGACGGAGCGACTGCTATCCACGACCTCTATATAAACCAGCAGCCCGAGAGGAAGACAAGAAACATAGTCGCATAGCTAGCTTGCTTCTGACCACTCCATCCATCACAGCGCCGGAGCCCGATCGACTCTAGCTTACGAGCAGAGGAGGTCGCCGTCGGGAAGAAAAAGGATTTGTGATGGGGAGGTCGCCGTGCTGCTGCCACGACGTGGGCGTCAAGAAGGGGCCGTGGACGGAGGAGGAGGACAAGACGCTGGTGGAGCACATCCAGAAGCGCGGCGGGCACGTCGGCAGCTGGCGCGGCCTGCCCAAGGCCGCCGGCCTCAACCGCTGCTGCAAGAGCTGCCGCCTCCGGTGGACCAACTACCTCCGCCCCGACATCAAGCGCGGCAACTTCTCCGACGACGAGGAGCGCCTCATTATCACCCTCCACGCCGGTCACGGCAACAAGTACGTCCTAGTCCACGTCCAAATCCAACTACTCCACACACCACTACTCGCACAACAGCTTAGCCGCCATGCACTGTCAATATCTTCACCGTTGGCTTTTGCATAGTTGTTAGTCTTGAAGTGACACTGACATGCATGGATAATTTCTTGGTGGACGTTAGGTGGGCGACGATCGCGACGCACCTGGAGGGCCGGACGGACAACGAGATCAAGAACCACTGGAACACGCACATCCGCAAGAAGCTCCTACGCATGGGCGTCGACCCCGTCACCCACCAGCAGCTGCCACCCGACCACCAGCTCGACGGCTCCTCCGCCGCTCTCCTCCCCGAGGCGCTCCTCTGGGCAGCGGCGGCAGCGACCCTCGGCGGCCTGGACATCGGCACTCTCAGGCAAGCGCAGCTTCTGCAGCACCTCCTCCAGGCCGGCTCCAACAACGACGCAACTAACCTCGTAGCCAACTTGATGGCTGCATCAAATGTTGGGCTGAACTCAAGCAACAGCATAGTTCCAAACATCCTGCTCCAGGACAAGTTTAACATGCTGCCTGGTACGAACTATCTACAGCCGGGCTACCTCTGCAACACCTCCAATTTTGCAGAGCAAGACGTGGTGCAGCAGCAGCTGATCAATGCTATGTCTCCGGGAACGAGTTCCTTTGCAGCAGCTGAACCAGCTGATCAGCTCTGCAACACTGCTGCATTCACAGCGCGTGATATTGCACCGGGGATTGACATGCTGCCGGTGCAGGAGTTCGCCGGCTTGATGGAGCCCATGGAACAACTACCCAATCTATGCTCCCTAGAGAGCGATTCTTTCTGGAAGGAACTACTTGAGGACGGCTATCGTCTATAGTTtctttttccaaatgaaatagatGTGTTGTGTATGATGGTGTTGTACATAACCTATAACGTTTGCTTCATGCAACCAGGCCAGGTACATGCAGATGCAGTGTTAGATCCATCATAGAGGAGTAGATGAGATGATAAAACATGCATTGATTTGTTTTTGTGTTATATTATGATTCTTGCTAGAGAATTGGTTTTTGTCACTATAGTTGAAGGTTGTTAATTGGTCATTTGATGTGACTCATGATATACTTTCCATTGTCAATtcacatgtttttttttcaaaaaagaggCTTACTCTCGGCCTCTACATCAAGTGCACAGAGCCAAACAATTAACATGTTGCCACTCGCAACTATAGTGAGATTGCAGACAACTCAAAATGCATAGGTTAGCTATCTTGCACAACGGTGTGGACAACATAAATGCTTCATCACAATTACTACGGTGGTTACTAGGCAGCACGTGGTTAGTGGGGCCTTAATGAAATAGCCGTGGATTATTTTAAACTCAAACCTTTctactttgatcaagtttataaaaATTTGACATCTATAACACCAGCTCGATTTGGATCGATCATGAAATATAGTTTTCCTATTTTACTTATTAGTATTGTTGATATGgcttttttctataaatttggtcaaacatagAAATGTTTGACTACTTAAAATACACCACAAAAAAAGGAAgaggcggtggggggggggggtatttgtTTTATAGAGACGACGTGAGTGTTACTATCCACGAGCAATTTTATGAAAGGTTGAATAAACTTCATTTTGAGCCAGATATTTGTAGCAAAGTGACACACTCTCAACCATATTTAGCACAAACAAAATCATTTATAATCACACTTGACGGTTGAGTTCATTTTTACATAATGGCCACTCTAAAATTGAAGCTTATATGGTAGGACGTATTAAGTGTAGGTGGGTAAAGCCTAAACCTTACCCATTCTAGTTAGTTACAAGTGTCTCGTGTATCACTTGTATCGCGCTATTTTGACTCTACTTACATGGACATGAGAGAACCAAGTGCAAACTCAGCCCTAAGAAAAGGCAACCATTTGACATGGAgtgtagttggtgtaggcatccTCGCCACATTGGATGGTAAGTGTTCCCATACTGTTAGGTCCTGGCTAGTCACACAAATGTGTTTGAAAAATATGGCagtcctacctcttgagcactatattggttttccccgaagaggaagggatgatgtagcaaagtagcgtaagtatttccctcagtttttgagaaccaaggtatcaatccagtaggaggctacgcgcgagtccctcgcacctgcacaaaataaataaatcctcgcaaccaacgcaaataggggttgtcaatccctatagggccacttacgagaatgagatctgatagatatgataagataatatttttgatatttttatgataaagatgcaaagtaaaataaaggcaaagtaaatagcaaaggaaataactaagtagtagcagatcaatatgataaagatagacccggggtcataggtttcactagtggcttttctcaagagcgtaagtattctacggtgggtgaacaaattactgttgagcaattgacagaattgagcatagttatgaaaatatctaggtatgatcatgtatataggcatcacgcccgagacaagtagaccgaaacgattctgcatctactactattactccactcatcgaccgctatccagcatgcatctagagtattaagttaaaaacagagtaacgccttaagcaagatgacatgatgtagagggatagactcatgcaatatgaagaaaaccccatcttgttatcctcgatggcaacaatacaatacgtgccttgctgcccttactgtcaccgggaaaggacaccacaagattgaacccaaagcaaagcacttcttattgggaatgtagtaatttcaaaattttcctacgcacatgcaagatcatggtgatgcatagcaacgagagggaagagtgttgtccacgtatcatcgtacaccgaaagcgaaagcgttagcacaacgcggttgatgtagtcgtacgtcttcatgatccgaccgatcaagtaccaaacgcacggcacctctgagttctgcacacgttcaactcgatgacgtccctcgaactccgatccagccgagtgttgagggagagtttcgtcagcacgacggcgtggtgacgatgatgatgttctaccgacgcagggcttcgcctaagcaccgctacgatatgatcgaggtggattatggtggggggggcaccgcacacggctaagagatccaagggatcaattgttgtgtctatggggtgccccctggccacgtatataaaggagtggaggaggggaggggccgaccctttctatggcacgccctaggggagtcctactcccaccgggagtaggattccccctttcctagtagaactaggagcccttccaagtagtaggagtaggagagaaggaaagggaagggaaaaggagaaggaaggaagggggcgccccccctccctagaccaattcggaccagcccatggggagcggtgcggccaccctttgaggcctatctctcctttcccgtatgacccattaaggcccaatatgaattcccgtaactccctggtactcccgaaaatacccgaatcactcggaacctttccgatgtccgaatatagtcgtccaatatatcgatctttacgtctcgaccatttcgagactcctcgtcatgtccccgatctcatccgggactccgaactccttcagtacatcaaaacacataaactcataatataaccgtcatcgaacattaagcgtgcggaccctacgggttcgagaactatgtagacatgaccgagacacgtctccggtcaataaccaatagcggaacctgaatgctcatattggctcctacatattctacgaagatctttatcggtcaaaccgcataactacatacgttgttccctttgtcatcagtatgttacttgcccgagattcgatcgtcggcatctcaatacctagttcaatctcgttaccggcaagtctctttactcgttccgtaatacatcatcccgcaactaactcattagttgcaatgcttgcaaggcttatagtgatgtgcattaccgagtgggcccagagatacctctccgacaattggagtgacaaatcgtaatctcgaaatacgccaacccaacaagtaccttcggagacacctgtagagcacctttataatcacccagttacgttgtgacgtttggtggcacacaaagtgctcctccggtaaacgggagttgcataatctcatagtcataggaacatgtataagtcatgaagaaagcaatatcaacaaactaaacgatcaagtgctatgctaacagaatgggtaaagtcaatcacatcattctcctaatgatgtgatcccgttaatcaaatgacaactcatgtctatggttaggaaacataaccatctttgatcaacgagctagtcaagtagaggcatactagtgacactctgtttgtctatgtattcacacatgtattatgtttccggttaatacaattctagcatgaataataaacatttatcatgatataaggaaataaataataactttattattgcctctagtgcatatttccttcagtctcccacctgcactagagtcaataatttagttcacatcgccatgtgatttaataccaatagttcacatcacatgtgaccaacacccaaagggtttactagagtcaataatctagttcacatcgctatgtgattaacacccaaagagtactgaggtgtgatcatgtttttcttgtgagagaagtttagtcaacgggtctgccacattcagacccgtaagtattttgcagatttctatgtcaacaatgctctgcatagagctactctagctaattgctctcactttcaatatgtatccagattgagatttagagtcatctggattagtgtcaaaatttgcatcgacgtaaccctttacgacgaaccttttgtcacttccataatcgagaaacatatccttattccactaaggataattttgaccaatgtccagagatctactcctagatcactattgtactcctttgccaaactcagggcagggtatacaataggtctggtacacagcatgacataatttgtagaacctatgggtgaggcatagggaatgactttcattctctctctatcttctgccgtggtcgggttttgagtcttactcaacttcacaccttgtaacacaggcaagaactccttctttgactgttccattttgaactacttcaaaatcttgtcaaggtatgtactcattgaaaaacttatcaagcgtcttgatctatctctatagatcttaatgctcaatatgtaagcagcttcaccgaggtctttctttgaaaaaaactcctttcaaacattcctttatgctttgcagaataattctacatcatctccgatcaacaatatgtcatacatatacttatcagaaatgttgtagtgctcccactcactttcttgtaaatacaggcttcaccgcaagtctgtataaaactatatgctttgatcaacttatcaaagcatatattccaactccgagatgcttgcaccagtccatagatggatcgctggagcttgcatattttgttagtacctttgggatcgacaaaaccttctggttgcatcatatacaactcttctttaataaatccaattaaggaatgcagttttgtttatccatttgccagatttcataaaatgcggcaatagctaacatgattcggacagacttaagcatagatacgagtgagaaattctcatcgtgatcaacaccttgaacttgtcgaaaacctttttgcgacaattctagctttgtagatagtaacactactatcagcgtccgtcttcctcttgaagatccatttaatctcaatggctcgccgatctttgggcaagtcaatcaaagtccatactttgttcttatacatggatctcatctcagatttcatggcctcagcccatttcgcggaatctgggctcatcatcgcttcctcatagttcgtaggttcgtcttggtcaagtaacatgacctgcagaacaggattaccgtaccactctggtgcggatctcactctggtttacctacgaggttcggtagtaacttgatctgaagttacatgatcatcatcattagcttcctcactaattggtgtagtagtcacaggaacagatttctgtgatgaactactttccaataagggagtaggtctagttacctcatcaagttctacttttctcccactcacttatttcgagagaaactccttctctagaaaggatccattctcagcaacaaatatcttgccttcggatctgtgatagaaggtgtacccaacagttacttttgggtatcctatgaagatgcacttcgccgacttgggtttgagcttatcaagatgaaactttttcacataagcattgcaacctcaaactttaagaaacgacagcttaggtttcttgccaaaccatagttcatacggtgtcgtctcaacggatttagatggtgcccaatttaatgtgaatgtagctgtctctaatgcataaccccaaaacgatagtggtaaatcggtaagagacatcatagatcgcaccatatctaataaagtacggttacgacgttcggacacaccattacactgtggtgttccaggtggcgtgagtagtgaaactatttcacattgttttaattgaaggccaaactcgtaactcaaatactttacttctgcgatcatatcgtagaaacttttatttttgttacaatgattctccacttcactctgaaattctttgaacttttcaaatgtttcagaattgtgtttcatcaagtagatatactcatatcttctcaaatcatctatgaagatcagaaaataatgatactcgctgcgagcctcaatattcagcggaccacatacatcagtatgtatgatttccaacaaatatgttgctcgctccattgttcctaagaacggagtcttagtcatcttgcccatgaggcatggttcgcaaccatcaactgattcataatcaagtgattccaaaatcccatcagcatggattttcttcatgcgctttacacgaatatgacctaaacggcagtgccacaaataagttgcactatcattattaactttgcatcttttggcttcaatattataaaaatgtgtatcaccacgatcgagatccaataaaccattttcattgggtgtatgaccatagaaggttttattcatgtaaacagaacaacaattattctctaacttacatgaataaccgtattgcaataaacatgatccaatcatattcatgctcaatgcaaacactaaataacatttgtTTTAGGTTTAGCACTAataccgaaagtatagggagtgtgcgatgatgatcatatcaatcttggaaccatttccaatacacatcgtcacttcacccttaactagtctctgttcattctgcaactcccgtttcgagttactactcttagcaactgaactagtatcaaatactgaggggttgctataaacactagtaaagtacacatcaataacatgtatatcaaatatacctatgttcactttgccatccttcttatccgccaattacttggggtagttccgcttctagtgaccagttcctttgcagtagaagcactcatttttaggcttgagcagcaacttgcttgccgttcttcttaaagttcccctttcttccctttgtccctttacttgaaactagtggttttgtttaccatcaacacttgatgc
The window above is part of the Triticum aestivum cultivar Chinese Spring chromosome 2A, IWGSC CS RefSeq v2.1, whole genome shotgun sequence genome. Proteins encoded here:
- the LOC123186023 gene encoding transcription factor MYB41-like; amino-acid sequence: MGRSPCCCHDVGVKKGPWTEEEDKTLVEHIQKRGGHVGSWRGLPKAAGLNRCCKSCRLRWTNYLRPDIKRGNFSDDEERLIITLHAGHGNKWATIATHLEGRTDNEIKNHWNTHIRKKLLRMGVDPVTHQQLPPDHQLDGSSAALLPEALLWAAAAATLGGLDIGTLRQAQLLQHLLQAGSNNDATNLVANLMAASNVGLNSSNSIVPNILLQDKFNMLPGTNYLQPGYLCNTSNFAEQDVVQQQLINAMSPGTSSFAAAEPADQLCNTAAFTARDIAPGIDMLPVQEFAGLMEPMEQLPNLCSLESDSFWKELLEDGYRL